The genomic region TGGAGAGGTGGGAGAGGTTGTTTGTGAGGtgcttctgtctctcttctttttttggaaagACTGGGAGCATGGAACAGAAGAAGGAGATAAAGGAACAAGATTGAGAACAAAAACAGTCTCTGTCTGCTCGTCTGACAGGCTCTTTGGGTGCTCCTCGAGGAGCCTAGAAGATTGATGTTCCTGGGTGGTCATCTCAGGCTGCTCCTTGGCGAGGCTCTCTGCTTGCTTGTTGATCAGGGTCTCTGCCTGTTCTTCACTGGGGATCTCTGCGTGCTCTTTGATGTGGGTCTGTTTGTCGGCACAATGCTCCTTGGTGGCATTCTTGGACTGCACAAGCTGCTGTTCTGTGGGGGTATTGGGGTGCACTGGTGTGGAGGTTcctataaaacacatttactttcataaaaatatttttcaaaaaaggcCTTATATTTAGCAGGAACTACactttggctacgttcacactgcaggcgaaagtgcagcaaatccgatttttttgaccctctgcgacccatatccgatcatggtctgacagtgtgaacggcacaaatccgatattttcaaatactATTTGGTTCACGTTCGTATGTgttactgaatccgatacatagctgatattttagaaagcgactgatGTTTGAACGGTCCTGTCACATTAAATCGATCTTccacgtcactgacacaagacagacgccaattatcagcgccagagaagcaCCACAGAAGACATcatgaacgcttcctggccatccagctaaactgttgggaagacaacgttggagaaacgtgaacattttatttgcagattctgacagaaatctgaaactaccctttgaagcaccgctcctctctaaaacagcaataaggatcattattaggccatatgtaaataacaaaataacttaaagcaaaattgggaaacataCAGTctcaaacaagtctttataATAAGGTCCATCAGTCAAaaaatactgtttggtctgggtaTAAACAGAGCGCaatgtgtgtgacgtcttcttttgcgcatgcggccgctttgggcgttcacactagagcgcgtttgctgtcacattttatttgtagtgtgaacaagcagacaaaaaaatctgaattgagcattaagacctgcagtgtgaacgaaGCCTTTGATAACATATCCTTCAATGGTTATTTAATGACCTTAAAATATACTTACACAATTTGCTTAAAGATTAATGAAGTATTCTGATTGTGAAAGCAAGTTGAGACGACTTGTTGTGAAAAGTTGCTATATAAATTAGCATTAATTAACTGGACTGAAAGTATACAACAGACTTCACTCTTACCCTTAGACAGTATAAATTCATAAGCCCTCTGCATCTTCTCCAGGAAATTTCTTGTAGTAGAAGTGGGGTCCAAATGGGTAATAACATCTGCTACCCACTTATGTGAATTCGTGTCTTTTTtgccaataaataaaatgggCTTGTAGCCTATAGACTCAAGTTTCTGCAcctgaaattaataaaaaaaaatagttggcACAAATTAGTCAAACACAGCCTGTTGTTAAATGGTAAACGACATGACTCTTATATAGCGTTTTCCTACTCTCGTGGAGCactaaaagtgctttatacaacatgcaaTATTAACCCATATTCACACCAGCTTCTTAGAAGTTTCCATTTAAGCATTCACACacagcgatcgtggctcaagagttggcagttcgttttgtaatcggaaggttgccggttcgagccccggcttggacagtcttggtcgttgtgtacttgggcaagacacttcatccgttgcctactggtggtggtcagagggcccggtggcgccagtgtctggcagcctcgcctctgtcagtgcgccccagggtggctgtggctacaatgtagcttgccatcaccagtgggtggatgagtggatgaatgaatgtagtgtaaagtgctttgggttccttagggactaagtaaagcgctatacaaatacaggccatttacacaTTCATACTGATATGAATACATACAGCCACCACTGATGTATTACAGTTAAAGTAATTGTTTGTCTTTAGCAAAATGTAGATAAAATATTGTTGCATGTTCTCAAAAGCACATATGATGAGCTGTGTTAATGTGCCAGCAACATCTTATAACAACTTAATGATAATATATGAAacaaaattttttttacttactgcAATACGGGCAGAATCAATTATCCggcaaacatttctgtttttcaagACAACTTCTGCCCACTGGCTATCCAAtgattctgctttttcttttagcttCTTTTTGCTGGACAGACTTCCGAAGCAGACATAGCAGGTTCTTCTGCTTGCCTGATTGGGAGTCTGGCAAAATGTACAGGGCCTGAATTTGGGGCGTGTCATGTTGAAACAAAGAATAATTACAGACAGAAAAGGCAGCAGACAGACAAAAGGCAAATTATAGGTtaacaaacacactgacaacaagaaaaaagctgaagagttaaagagacagaaatgcggatagaaacagagagacagaccaaTAAGGACAGCAGTAAGAACAGATACAAACAGACTGACGTGGCTCTTAAAAGTGCCTTTAGGAGTTCTTCAAAAAGCAGATGTAGGAAGGAATCGGAATCAATCAATAATAGGCTGATTGATGAAGAacctgtttagaaaaaaaaaagtattcagaatTCAGAAGcaccttataaataaatatatacattaaaCACTATTGTAACGATTTAGATAAACCCTGTTTAGTGTCCATTTGTATTTCATTTGCAGCATAGATGATCGGTCTGCTATTTAATGATTATGTAATGCTGTTATTACGTTTAAaatcgagagagagagagagagagagagagagagagccagaatgagagagagagccatAAAGAGAGAGCTAGATTGATAGATAACGTCTATCTTCAATTTCAGCATCAACCCAATCTGGCAACACTGACCCTTATTAGAACCCTCAAACTTTACAAAGTGGCAACAACAGCAAACGTCAGCACACAATTCTCTATCACTGTACCCTGGATGATGATATATGATAAGCTTAACTTGATTGGCTAACAGAAATGAATTTAGCTAACTTACAGCACATGTGGTGTGGTAACATATATGCTATTAAATGTTAAGTCATTCGCTGTTCCACGACATTGCTAATCTTAACCCATGGAACTGCTAAAAGCAGCTTTGTGAGCTCACTGTTTcgggtttttctttttggttttaaataagaaaaataattttaaaaaatctacagATTCAGATTCGCACTTACCTGTGGTACGATCGAGTACGTTGACGTCACTGCCGCTCATCtgatatgataaaaaaaataaactttctcaaaaataaacaagtgaGTCGCTGTGAATTCCTTAACAGCAccgaaaatgtttttgcatacTGCTTTTTTGCCGAAAATGTTTTTGCCTACTAAAAAAGAACAACGATCGAGTACGTTGACGTCACTGCCGCTCATCtgatatgataaaaaaaataaactttctcaaaaataaacaagtgaGTCGCTGTGAATTCCTTAACAGCAccgaaaatgtttttgcatacTGCTTTTTTGCCGAAAATGTTTTTGCCTACTAAAAAAGAACAGCTTTTTTATTaggcatttaatttaatttaatacgtAAGAGCGTGATTAGCCAAAGCAGACGGTAAAATGACTGCATGTATTCAGAGGAGTTGGAGAAGATATCTTACAGCTGTAGCAGAATGATCGGCAGATTTCCAAATATCAAAAGGATTGTAGAACAGTTTATAAAACCGGTGCAATAAATTCACCCAATcgctagctgtgccattacccagca from Astatotilapia calliptera chromosome 10, fAstCal1.2, whole genome shotgun sequence harbors:
- the LOC113031234 gene encoding uncharacterized protein LOC113031234, whose amino-acid sequence is MTRPKFRPCTFCQTPNQASRRTCYVCFGSLSSKKKLKEKAESLDSQWAEVVLKNRNVCRIIDSARIAVQKLESIGYKPILFIGKKDTNSHKWVADVITHLDPTSTTRNFLEKMQRAYEFILSKGTSTPVHPNTPTEQQLVQSKNATKEHCADKQTHIKEHAEIPSEEQAETLINKQAESLAKEQPEMTTQEHQSSRLLEEHPKSLSDEQTETVFVLNLVPLSPSSVPCSQSFQKKKRDRSTSQTTSPTSPPPFKPADQPSLQSLHPPASHAISQSLSEGGQHENKKRKSCRRCSRQKVFQFEEVTESRINEGNTEVKVRWLPCSVCGKIWDDTWEPASEFQHHFAMPDVPPPSATEEVFL